The Klebsiella sp. RHBSTW-00484 genome includes a window with the following:
- a CDS encoding alkylhydroperoxidase domain protein, whose product MTLSQDILAELAEIAPDSALAAARAVREAATRHAQGSYEVLFSQQDNDFPLDERFAIAAKVAKLHQADALAAHYAGFGIADPTSPRLTPALAFARLLTFTPVEATPSALEALIRARWSLRGIVTLAQLIAFVSFQSRLVNGLRLLNGKPTAVAETPVVAGFWHTAPQTVSGKSAPVHFTRDELHWEPWLDAKPLAEFTPDEQALLAKFGHSDSPYFRLLARNQPVLEQRTLTDKGIFYTPGGLPRAERELAATVASKINGCIYCASVHARKAAQLAKDETAVETLLAVTPGEKLSDGQTPRWQAQIDFAAAISVTPPALATRHLTAIEQQGLDTLAQLDLLQSAAFFAWANRLMLTLGEPWQA is encoded by the coding sequence ATGACGTTAAGTCAGGATATTTTGGCTGAACTGGCAGAGATTGCCCCGGATTCCGCTTTAGCGGCGGCGCGCGCTGTGCGCGAGGCAGCAACCCGCCACGCGCAGGGAAGTTACGAAGTGCTGTTTAGTCAGCAGGATAACGATTTTCCGCTGGACGAGCGTTTTGCCATTGCTGCAAAGGTGGCGAAACTGCACCAGGCCGATGCGCTGGCCGCCCACTATGCCGGTTTTGGCATTGCCGACCCCACGTCACCTCGACTGACCCCGGCGCTGGCCTTCGCCCGACTGTTAACATTTACCCCGGTGGAAGCCACACCGTCGGCGCTGGAGGCCTTGATCCGCGCCAGATGGAGCCTGCGCGGTATTGTGACGCTTGCTCAGCTTATCGCCTTCGTCAGCTTCCAGAGTCGGCTGGTCAATGGGCTACGCCTGCTTAACGGAAAACCCACCGCCGTCGCGGAAACTCCGGTGGTAGCGGGCTTCTGGCACACCGCGCCGCAGACCGTCAGCGGTAAGAGTGCGCCGGTACATTTCACCCGCGATGAGCTGCATTGGGAGCCGTGGCTGGATGCCAAACCGCTGGCGGAATTTACGCCGGATGAACAAGCGCTGCTGGCGAAATTCGGTCATAGCGATTCGCCCTATTTCCGCCTGCTGGCGCGCAACCAACCGGTACTGGAACAGCGCACATTAACCGATAAAGGGATTTTCTATACCCCCGGCGGCCTGCCTCGTGCTGAACGAGAACTGGCGGCGACGGTAGCGAGCAAAATCAACGGTTGCATCTACTGCGCCTCGGTGCACGCTCGCAAGGCCGCACAGCTGGCGAAAGATGAAACGGCAGTTGAAACGCTGCTGGCAGTGACGCCGGGAGAAAAGCTGAGCGACGGGCAGACGCCGCGCTGGCAGGCGCAAATCGATTTCGCCGCCGCGATTTCCGTTACCCCTCCAGCGCTCGCCACCCGCCACCTGACGGCAATTGAACAACAGGGACTGGATACGCTGGCACAGCTGGATTTGCTGCAATCGGCGGCCTTTTTCGCCTGGGCTAACCGTTTAATGTTAACCCTCGGCGAGCCGTGGCAGGCGTAA
- the ppk2 gene encoding polyphosphate kinase 2 — MGKKNSGKASDTAMKVAPLDNKEYEKALRRLHVDLVKLQRWVVHKGLKVCIVFEGRDGAGKGGTIKAITERVSPRIFRVVALPSPTEREKSQLYFQRYIKHLPAAGEIVIFDRSWYNRAGVERVMGFCTPEEVQKFLEGAPMVERGMVESGIILLKYWLEVTPQEQERRLRDRIDDGRKIWKLSPMDIKSFNRWDDYTEARDAMFAATDTAWAPWFVARSEDKKRVRLNIITHLLSQIPYESLPVEHVTLPKRKIGKVKATNFPFRFIAEKY; from the coding sequence ATGGGTAAAAAAAACAGCGGCAAAGCGTCCGATACGGCCATGAAGGTCGCTCCGCTCGATAATAAAGAGTATGAAAAGGCATTGCGTCGGCTACACGTTGATCTGGTGAAGTTACAGCGCTGGGTGGTGCATAAAGGGCTGAAGGTGTGCATCGTCTTTGAAGGCCGCGACGGCGCCGGTAAAGGCGGTACAATCAAAGCGATAACCGAGCGAGTCAGTCCGCGAATTTTCCGCGTCGTCGCCTTACCTTCGCCAACCGAGCGCGAAAAGAGTCAGCTCTATTTCCAGCGCTATATCAAGCATCTACCCGCCGCTGGCGAGATTGTGATTTTCGACCGCAGTTGGTACAACCGCGCTGGCGTTGAACGCGTGATGGGGTTTTGTACCCCCGAAGAGGTGCAAAAGTTTCTCGAAGGCGCGCCAATGGTGGAGCGTGGCATGGTGGAGTCCGGGATCATCTTGCTTAAATACTGGCTGGAGGTAACCCCGCAAGAGCAAGAGCGCCGTCTGCGCGACCGGATCGACGACGGACGCAAAATCTGGAAGCTCTCGCCGATGGATATTAAGTCTTTCAACCGCTGGGACGACTATACCGAAGCCCGCGATGCGATGTTTGCCGCCACGGATACTGCCTGGGCGCCGTGGTTTGTTGCTCGCTCGGAGGATAAGAAACGCGTGCGCCTGAATATTATTACCCATTTGCTTTCACAAATACCCTATGAGTCTCTGCCCGTGGAACACGTTACCTTACCAAAACGCAAAATAGGCAAAGTCAAAGCAACCAATTTCCCCTTCCGCTTTATTGCTGAAAAATATTAA
- a CDS encoding VOC family protein, with the protein MQPVDVGFTHVAFTVRCLASSIDFYTRYTAMTVIHQREPDLPSARKVAWLSDRTRPFALVLVQSDQPADTPLGPFGHLGVACATRQEIDNKVVEARREGVLRREPEQAGDPVGYFAFFADPDGNTLELSWGQQVGLQVINGGLPA; encoded by the coding sequence ATGCAACCTGTTGATGTCGGCTTCACCCATGTCGCTTTTACCGTTCGCTGCCTGGCAAGCAGCATTGATTTTTATACTCGTTATACCGCAATGACGGTTATCCACCAGCGCGAGCCTGACTTGCCCTCAGCGCGTAAGGTGGCATGGCTCAGCGACCGTACCCGCCCCTTCGCGCTGGTGTTGGTGCAGAGCGACCAACCGGCCGATACTCCGCTGGGTCCCTTCGGCCACCTCGGCGTCGCCTGCGCCACCCGGCAGGAGATTGACAACAAAGTCGTCGAGGCGCGACGCGAAGGCGTCTTACGCCGGGAACCTGAACAGGCGGGCGATCCGGTCGGGTATTTCGCCTTCTTCGCAGACCCTGACGGCAATACCCTCGAGCTTTCATGGGGGCAACAGGTCGGCCTTCAGGTCATCAATGGCGGGCTTCCTGCCTGA
- the fdnG gene encoding formate dehydrogenase-N subunit alpha, translating to MDVSRRKFFKICAGGMAGTTVAALGFAPKMALAQARNYKLLRAKEIRNTCTYCSVGCGLLMYSLGDGAKNAKESIYHIEGDSDHPVSRGALCPKGAGLLDYVHSENRLRYPQYRAPGSDKWQRISWDEAFTRIAKLMKADRDANFIEKNEQGVPVNRWLSTGMLCASAASNETGMLTQKFVRSLGMLAVDNQARVUHGPTVASLAPTFGRGAMTNHWVDIKNANVVVVMGGNAAEAHPVGFRWAMEAKNNNDATLIVVDPRFTRTASVADIYAPIRSGTDITFLSGVLLYLIQNNKINAEYVKHYTNANLLIREDFGFEDGLFSGYDAEKRQYDKSSWNYQFDENGYAMRDETLQHPRCVWNLLKQHVSRYTPEVVENICGTPKADFLKVCEVLASTSAADRTTTFLYALGWTQHTVGAQNIRTMAMIQLLLGNMGMAGGGVNALRGHSNIQGLTDLGLLSTSLTGYLTLPSEKQTSLQSYLAANTPKATLADQVNYWSNYPKFFVSLMKSFYGDAAQKENDWGFNWLPKWDQAYDVIKYFNMMDNGKVTGYICQGFNPVASFPDKNKVVRSLSKLKYMVVIDPLVTETSTFWQNHGESNDVDSAAIQTEVFRLPSTCFAEEDGSIANSGRWLQWHWKGQDAPGEARNDGEILAGIYHRLREMYRTEGGKGVEPLLKMGWNYKQPDHPESEEIAKENNGYALEDLYDANGVLLAKKGQLLNSFALLRDDGSTASSCWIYTGSWTEQGNQMANRDNADPSGLGNTLGWAWAWPLNRRVLYNRASADINGKPWDAKRMLIQWNGSKWVGNDIPDFNTAPPGSKTGPFIMQQEGLGRLFALDKLAEGPFPEHYEPMETPLGTNPLHPNVISSPVVRLYEEDALRLGKKDKFPYVGTTYRLTEHFHTWTKHALLNSIAQPEQFVEISEGLASAKGIANGDRVTVSSKRGFIRAVAVVTRRLQTLNVNGQQVETVGIPLHWGFEGVARKGYIANTLTPNVGDSNSQTPEYKAFLVNIEKA from the coding sequence ATGGACGTCAGCCGCAGAAAGTTTTTTAAAATCTGCGCAGGCGGTATGGCCGGAACAACAGTTGCTGCATTGGGTTTTGCACCCAAAATGGCGCTGGCTCAGGCGCGCAACTATAAATTGCTGCGTGCGAAAGAGATCCGCAACACCTGCACATACTGTTCCGTGGGCTGCGGGCTATTAATGTATAGCCTGGGCGACGGCGCGAAAAACGCGAAAGAATCGATTTACCATATTGAAGGGGACTCCGATCACCCGGTTAGCCGCGGTGCGCTATGCCCGAAAGGCGCGGGTCTGCTGGACTACGTCCATAGCGAAAACCGTCTGCGCTATCCGCAATACCGTGCGCCGGGTTCAGATAAATGGCAGCGTATCTCCTGGGATGAGGCATTTACCCGCATCGCTAAACTGATGAAAGCCGACCGCGACGCCAACTTTATCGAGAAAAACGAACAGGGCGTCCCGGTGAATCGTTGGCTCTCCACCGGGATGCTGTGCGCCTCGGCGGCCAGTAATGAGACCGGTATGCTGACGCAGAAGTTTGTGCGATCTCTCGGCATGCTGGCGGTAGATAACCAGGCGCGCGTCTGACACGGACCAACGGTAGCAAGTCTTGCTCCAACATTTGGTCGCGGTGCGATGACCAACCACTGGGTTGATATCAAAAACGCTAACGTCGTGGTGGTGATGGGCGGTAACGCCGCTGAAGCCCATCCGGTGGGATTCCGCTGGGCGATGGAAGCAAAAAACAACAACGATGCGACGCTTATCGTCGTCGACCCGCGCTTTACGCGCACGGCGTCGGTGGCTGATATCTATGCGCCGATTCGCTCTGGTACCGACATTACTTTCCTGTCGGGCGTTCTGCTGTACCTGATTCAAAATAACAAAATCAATGCGGAGTACGTTAAACACTACACCAACGCTAACCTGCTGATTCGTGAAGATTTCGGTTTTGAGGATGGCCTGTTCAGCGGCTACGATGCTGAAAAACGTCAGTACGATAAATCTTCGTGGAACTATCAGTTCGACGAAAACGGCTACGCCATGCGCGATGAAACTCTGCAACATCCTCGCTGCGTGTGGAACCTGCTGAAACAGCACGTTTCCCGCTATACGCCAGAGGTGGTGGAGAACATCTGCGGCACGCCGAAAGCCGATTTCCTCAAAGTGTGCGAAGTGCTGGCCTCTACCAGCGCAGCGGACAGAACCACCACCTTCCTGTACGCGCTGGGCTGGACGCAGCATACCGTTGGGGCGCAGAACATCCGCACCATGGCGATGATCCAGCTGCTGCTTGGCAATATGGGCATGGCGGGCGGCGGCGTGAACGCGCTGCGTGGTCACTCCAATATCCAGGGATTAACCGACTTAGGTCTGCTCTCGACCAGTCTGACTGGTTATCTGACGCTGCCATCTGAAAAACAGACGAGCCTGCAAAGCTACCTGGCGGCGAATACACCAAAAGCAACGCTTGCCGATCAGGTGAACTACTGGAGCAACTATCCGAAGTTCTTCGTCAGCCTGATGAAATCCTTCTATGGCGACGCGGCGCAGAAAGAGAACGACTGGGGCTTTAACTGGTTACCTAAGTGGGACCAGGCTTACGACGTTATCAAGTATTTCAATATGATGGATAACGGCAAAGTCACCGGCTATATCTGCCAGGGTTTTAACCCGGTGGCTTCGTTCCCGGACAAAAACAAAGTTGTCCGCAGTCTGAGCAAACTGAAGTACATGGTGGTTATCGATCCGCTGGTCACCGAAACATCGACCTTCTGGCAAAACCACGGCGAGTCTAACGACGTCGATTCCGCCGCGATTCAGACTGAAGTATTCCGTCTGCCGTCCACCTGCTTTGCCGAAGAAGATGGCTCGATCGCCAACTCCGGGCGCTGGTTGCAGTGGCACTGGAAAGGTCAGGATGCGCCGGGCGAAGCGCGTAACGACGGCGAAATTCTGGCCGGTATTTACCACCGTCTGCGTGAGATGTATCGCACTGAAGGCGGCAAAGGCGTCGAACCGCTGCTGAAGATGGGCTGGAACTACAAACAGCCGGATCATCCGGAGTCGGAAGAGATCGCCAAAGAGAACAACGGCTATGCACTGGAAGATCTATACGACGCCAACGGTGTGCTGCTGGCGAAGAAAGGCCAACTGCTGAACAGCTTCGCGCTGCTGCGTGATGACGGTAGCACCGCTTCGTCTTGCTGGATCTACACCGGGAGCTGGACCGAACAGGGCAACCAGATGGCCAACCGCGATAACGCTGACCCGTCAGGGCTTGGCAATACGCTGGGCTGGGCATGGGCGTGGCCGCTCAACCGCCGCGTGCTGTATAACCGCGCCTCGGCGGATATCAACGGTAAACCGTGGGATGCGAAACGGATGCTGATCCAGTGGAACGGTAGCAAGTGGGTCGGGAATGATATTCCGGACTTCAATACCGCGCCGCCGGGCAGTAAAACCGGGCCGTTTATCATGCAGCAGGAAGGTCTTGGCCGCCTGTTTGCGCTGGATAAGCTGGCTGAAGGGCCGTTCCCTGAGCACTACGAGCCGATGGAAACGCCGCTGGGTACCAACCCGCTGCATCCGAACGTCATCTCCAGTCCGGTGGTGCGCTTGTATGAAGAAGATGCCCTGCGTTTAGGTAAGAAGGACAAGTTCCCGTACGTCGGTACCACTTATCGTCTGACCGAGCATTTCCATACCTGGACTAAGCATGCGCTGCTCAATTCGATTGCGCAGCCAGAACAGTTTGTCGAAATCAGCGAAGGTCTGGCGAGCGCGAAGGGGATTGCCAATGGCGATCGGGTGACGGTCAGCAGCAAGCGCGGCTTTATTCGCGCGGTGGCCGTGGTAACCCGCCGTCTGCAAACGCTCAACGTTAATGGTCAGCAGGTGGAAACCGTCGGGATCCCGCTGCACTGGGGTTTTGAAGGCGTGGCCCGCAAAGGTTACATCGCCAATACCCTGACGCCGAACGTGGGTGATTCCAACTCGCAAACGCCGGAGTACAAGGCGTTTCTGGTCAACATCGAGAAAGCGTAA
- the fdnI gene encoding formate dehydrogenase-N subunit gamma, producing MSKSKMIVRTKFIDRACHWTVVICFFLVSLSGISFFFPTLQWLTETFGTPQMGRILHPFFGVLIFVALMFMFVRFVHHNIPDKQDIPWLKGIVEVLKGNEHKVARVGKYNAGQKMMFWTIMSMIFVLLVTGVIIWRPYFAHYFPIQVIRYSLLIHATSAIILIHAILIHMYMAFWVKGSIKGMIEGKVSRRWAKKHHPRWYRDVERMEAKKESREGLK from the coding sequence ATGAGTAAATCGAAAATGATTGTGCGCACGAAGTTTATCGACCGCGCCTGTCACTGGACGGTGGTGATTTGCTTCTTTCTGGTCTCGCTATCGGGAATTTCGTTTTTCTTCCCGACCCTGCAATGGCTGACCGAAACCTTCGGTACGCCGCAGATGGGACGTATTCTGCATCCGTTCTTTGGCGTGCTGATTTTCGTCGCCCTGATGTTTATGTTCGTGCGTTTCGTCCATCACAATATCCCCGATAAACAGGATATTCCGTGGCTGAAGGGAATTGTCGAGGTACTGAAGGGCAACGAACATAAAGTAGCGCGGGTGGGGAAATATAACGCCGGGCAGAAAATGATGTTCTGGACCATTATGAGCATGATTTTTGTCCTGCTGGTGACCGGGGTGATTATCTGGCGGCCTTATTTTGCCCACTATTTCCCGATTCAGGTGATTCGCTATAGCCTGCTGATTCACGCGACCTCGGCGATTATTCTTATCCATGCGATTCTGATCCATATGTATATGGCATTCTGGGTTAAAGGATCGATTAAAGGAATGATCGAAGGGAAGGTGAGCCGCCGCTGGGCGAAGAAGCATCACCCGCGCTGGTATCGCGACGTGGAGCGTATGGAAGCGAAGAAAGAAAGTCGTGAAGGGCTGAAGTAA
- the araJ gene encoding MFS transporter AraJ — protein sequence MKKTIFSLALGTFGLGMAEFGIMGVLPEIAHDVGISIPAAGNMISYYAFGVVIGAPIMALFSSRFSLKSVMLFLVALCVIGNAIFTLSASYSMLALGRLISGFPHGAFFGVGAIILSKTAPPGKVTAAVAGMIAGMTVANLLGVPAGTWLGHQFSWRYTFLAIAVFDVAVLVSIAWWIPTLFDKSTARLSEQFHFLKSPAPWLIFAATMFGNAGVFAWFSYIKPFMINVSGFGESAVIFIMMLVGLGMVLGNLFSGKVSVRYSPLRIAAVTDGIIVATLLLIFLFGENKAASLALAFICCAALFALAAPLQILLLQNAKGGEMLGAAGGQIAFNLGSAIGALFGGMVVTAGFGWSSVALPAALLSFLALSSLLIYARYQQRLV from the coding sequence ATGAAAAAAACAATTTTTTCATTGGCGCTGGGCACCTTCGGACTCGGCATGGCGGAATTTGGCATTATGGGCGTATTACCTGAAATCGCTCATGATGTCGGCATATCCATTCCCGCCGCAGGCAATATGATCTCTTATTATGCTTTTGGCGTGGTCATCGGCGCGCCGATTATGGCGTTATTCTCCAGCCGCTTTTCGTTAAAGTCGGTCATGCTGTTTTTGGTGGCCCTTTGCGTTATCGGCAATGCCATATTTACCTTGTCCGCCAGCTATTCGATGCTGGCGCTGGGTCGCCTGATCTCCGGCTTCCCGCACGGTGCATTTTTCGGCGTGGGGGCCATCATCCTGTCGAAAACCGCTCCGCCGGGGAAGGTTACTGCGGCGGTAGCGGGGATGATCGCCGGGATGACGGTCGCCAATTTACTGGGGGTTCCCGCCGGGACCTGGCTTGGACACCAGTTCAGCTGGCGCTATACCTTTTTGGCGATTGCGGTATTTGACGTTGCGGTTCTGGTCTCTATTGCCTGGTGGATTCCCACGCTGTTTGATAAATCAACGGCGCGCTTGAGCGAGCAATTCCATTTTTTGAAATCTCCCGCACCGTGGCTTATTTTTGCCGCCACCATGTTTGGTAATGCCGGGGTATTTGCGTGGTTTAGCTATATTAAGCCGTTTATGATTAACGTTTCCGGTTTTGGCGAGAGTGCCGTCATATTTATTATGATGCTGGTGGGCCTGGGAATGGTATTAGGCAATTTGTTCAGCGGTAAAGTTTCCGTTCGCTATAGCCCGTTACGTATTGCCGCCGTCACGGATGGGATTATTGTCGCCACTTTATTATTGATATTTCTGTTCGGTGAAAATAAAGCTGCATCATTAGCGCTGGCGTTTATTTGCTGCGCAGCGCTTTTTGCCCTGGCAGCGCCACTGCAAATTCTGCTGCTGCAAAATGCCAAAGGCGGCGAGATGCTGGGGGCGGCGGGAGGGCAAATCGCCTTTAATCTCGGCAGCGCCATTGGGGCGCTGTTCGGTGGGATGGTGGTGACGGCCGGTTTTGGCTGGAGTTCCGTTGCTTTACCGGCCGCGCTACTCTCGTTTTTGGCACTCAGTTCGCTGCTGATTTATGCCCGCTATCAGCAGCGTTTGGTCTGA
- the fdxH gene encoding formate dehydrogenase subunit beta yields MAMETQDIIKRSATNPITPAPRARDFKAEVAKLIDVSSCVGCKACQVACSEWNDIRDDVGHCVGVYDNPADLSAKSWTVMRFSETEQNGKLEWLIRKDGCMHCEDPGCLKACPSAGAIIQYANGIVDFQQENCIGCGYCIAGCPFNVPRLNKEDNRVYKCTLCVDRVSVGQEPACVKTCPTGAIHFGTKKEMLEVAHERVEKLKKRGYPHAGVYNPPGVGGTHVMYVLHHADRPELYHNLPKEPQIDTSINLWKGALKPLSAIGFVATFAGLIYHYIGIGPNKEVDDDEEEHDE; encoded by the coding sequence ATGGCGATGGAAACTCAGGACATCATTAAACGCTCCGCCACCAACCCGATCACGCCCGCGCCGCGCGCGCGGGATTTTAAGGCGGAAGTGGCAAAGCTGATTGATGTCTCCTCCTGCGTGGGCTGCAAAGCCTGCCAGGTGGCCTGTTCCGAGTGGAACGATATCCGCGATGACGTTGGGCACTGCGTCGGGGTTTACGATAACCCCGCCGATCTCAGCGCTAAGTCCTGGACGGTGATGCGTTTTAGCGAAACCGAGCAGAACGGCAAGCTGGAGTGGCTGATTCGTAAAGATGGCTGTATGCACTGTGAGGATCCGGGCTGCCTGAAGGCTTGCCCGTCTGCCGGGGCGATTATTCAGTACGCTAACGGTATCGTCGACTTCCAGCAGGAGAACTGCATCGGCTGCGGCTACTGCATCGCAGGGTGTCCATTTAACGTCCCGCGCCTCAACAAAGAGGATAACCGGGTCTATAAATGCACGCTGTGCGTTGACCGGGTCAGCGTCGGCCAGGAACCGGCCTGTGTGAAGACTTGCCCAACCGGTGCTATCCATTTCGGCACCAAGAAAGAGATGCTGGAAGTGGCGCATGAGCGGGTAGAAAAGCTGAAGAAACGCGGCTATCCGCACGCTGGCGTTTACAACCCGCCGGGCGTCGGGGGTACGCATGTGATGTACGTACTGCATCATGCCGATCGGCCGGAGTTGTACCATAACCTGCCGAAAGAGCCGCAGATCGATACCTCTATCAATCTGTGGAAAGGGGCGTTGAAGCCGCTTTCCGCCATCGGTTTTGTCGCCACCTTTGCCGGGCTGATTTATCACTACATCGGGATTGGGCCGAACAAGGAAGTGGATGACGATGAGGAGGAGCATGATGAGTAA
- a CDS encoding putative FMN-dependent luciferase-like monooxygenase yields the protein MTRKRLGFFTRLLDNATSKERYRLATEQIRHAERLGFDSAWIAQHHFHEYEGGLPSPLVFLAHVAAHTEHIRLGTAIITLPMENPLRVAEDAAVLDLLADGRLEVGFGSGGTPTSFLPFGLTIDQRSTVFSEHLHLIQSAWRGDSLSHPDNHLYPQAPQLAKRIWIATFSIEGAVRAAQSGHGLMLSRTQPRPSGQPTLPLDAIQNPIIDAYLAALPAGVEPRILASRTAFVADSQAYALEVAEPGLRQQAAQHRAAGHEIIGDTVTDYLSQLDAHVGDAEHVAASLAQDSALSRVTDISFQVHSIEPSHRDTLRSIELIAQHIAPQIR from the coding sequence ATGACCCGCAAACGACTGGGATTTTTCACCCGCCTGTTAGATAACGCCACGTCGAAAGAGCGCTATCGGCTGGCAACCGAGCAAATTCGCCACGCCGAGCGCCTGGGGTTCGATAGCGCCTGGATTGCCCAGCACCATTTTCATGAATATGAAGGCGGTCTGCCGTCGCCGCTGGTGTTTCTCGCCCACGTGGCGGCGCATACCGAGCACATTCGTCTGGGAACCGCCATTATCACCCTGCCGATGGAAAACCCGCTGCGGGTAGCCGAGGATGCCGCAGTGCTGGATCTGCTAGCTGATGGTCGGCTGGAAGTGGGCTTCGGCTCAGGCGGAACCCCCACCTCGTTCCTGCCCTTCGGACTGACAATCGATCAGCGCAGCACGGTATTTAGCGAGCATTTGCATTTGATCCAAAGCGCCTGGCGCGGCGATTCGCTATCGCATCCGGATAACCATCTTTACCCTCAGGCGCCGCAGCTTGCCAAACGCATCTGGATTGCGACATTTTCCATTGAAGGCGCCGTTCGCGCGGCTCAGTCCGGGCACGGATTAATGCTCTCGCGAACGCAACCGCGCCCATCAGGACAACCCACGCTGCCGCTGGATGCTATTCAAAATCCAATTATTGATGCTTACCTTGCAGCGCTGCCTGCAGGCGTTGAGCCACGAATACTCGCCTCGCGTACGGCGTTCGTCGCCGATAGTCAGGCGTATGCGCTGGAAGTAGCGGAACCCGGTTTACGCCAGCAGGCCGCGCAGCATCGGGCCGCAGGTCATGAGATCATTGGTGACACTGTCACTGATTATTTATCCCAGCTTGACGCCCACGTTGGCGACGCAGAGCACGTTGCCGCTTCGCTGGCGCAGGATAGCGCGCTATCGCGGGTCACTGATATTTCGTTTCAGGTGCACTCCATTGAACCGTCGCACCGCGACACGCTTCGTTCCATTGAGCTGATCGCTCAGCATATTGCCCCGCAGATACGATAA
- a CDS encoding CcdB family protein, with product MAAQFDVYRNPSSRTNELLPYLMVIQHDYYDDLSSRLILPLSHHMHMAGHYHAAAPLINLEFQKLFLNTPGITSVAKQRLDEKYLVCNLRKERTTVISAIDALITNT from the coding sequence ATGGCCGCACAATTTGATGTTTATCGTAATCCATCCTCGAGGACAAATGAATTACTACCTTATCTTATGGTGATCCAACATGATTACTATGATGATTTATCGTCGAGGTTAATTCTTCCACTAAGTCATCATATGCACATGGCAGGTCATTATCACGCCGCCGCGCCACTAATAAACCTCGAGTTTCAGAAGCTATTCCTCAACACACCTGGAATAACCAGCGTGGCGAAACAGAGGTTGGATGAAAAGTATTTAGTCTGTAATTTACGTAAAGAAAGAACCACCGTCATTTCCGCAATTGATGCGCTCATCACTAACACGTAG